A section of the Allorhodopirellula heiligendammensis genome encodes:
- a CDS encoding carbon-nitrogen hydrolase: MNSSAVKLSLVQMRWRGNHSDTMAAATELVEQAAESVDPAARQGGHVICLQELFATCYPCQAEDHRMFDLAESIPGKTTDALAELARRLEVVIVCPLFEKRAAGVYHNSVVVLDADGSIAGMYRKMHIPDDPLYYEKFYFAPGDVARRDIDVPRDRPNGFNIITTRYAKLGVGICWDQWYPEAARLFALAGADILLYPTAIGWIDEEKDEYGAGQLDAWMTSMRAHAIANGIFLGAPNRVGIEGQVEFWGNSFIVSPRGEILSRGDDHSDQVITADCQLAEMDVVRTHWPFLRDRRVDAYSDITRRFID; encoded by the coding sequence ATGAATTCATCCGCTGTGAAATTGTCGCTGGTGCAAATGCGCTGGCGAGGAAACCATTCTGACACCATGGCTGCCGCCACGGAATTGGTCGAACAGGCCGCCGAATCTGTCGATCCGGCCGCCCGACAGGGTGGCCACGTGATTTGTCTGCAGGAGCTATTTGCAACCTGCTACCCCTGTCAAGCCGAAGATCATCGGATGTTTGATCTCGCCGAGTCGATACCGGGCAAGACTACCGATGCGCTCGCCGAACTGGCCCGTCGACTGGAGGTGGTAATCGTTTGCCCGCTATTCGAGAAACGCGCCGCAGGAGTCTATCACAATAGCGTGGTCGTGCTCGATGCCGACGGTTCGATTGCCGGCATGTATCGCAAGATGCACATTCCTGACGATCCACTGTACTATGAGAAATTTTATTTCGCTCCCGGTGATGTGGCGCGTCGCGATATCGACGTACCCCGAGATCGCCCCAATGGCTTCAATATCATCACGACGCGGTACGCCAAGTTAGGGGTGGGGATTTGCTGGGACCAGTGGTATCCCGAAGCGGCCCGTTTATTCGCACTCGCCGGTGCGGACATCCTGCTGTATCCCACGGCCATTGGCTGGATTGACGAGGAGAAAGACGAGTACGGTGCCGGCCAGCTTGATGCATGGATGACCAGCATGCGTGCTCATGCGATCGCCAACGGCATTTTCTTAGGGGCGCCCAACCGAGTTGGAATCGAGGGACAAGTCGAGTTTTGGGGTAACTCGTTTATCGTGTCACCTCGGGGCGAAATTTTATCTCGCGGCGATGACCACAGCGATCAAGTGATCACAGCAGACTGTCAGCTAGCTGAAATGGATGTTGTCCGCACCCACTGGCCGTTTTTGCGAGACCGCCGGGTTGACGCTTACAGCGACATTACCCGACGGTTCATCGACTGA
- the bioD gene encoding dethiobiotin synthase: MEVYFVTGTGTDVGKTYCAAQFVETCRAAGRRVGVYKPVASGCELGDDGERLASDASVLWHAAGCPSTLDQVCPQRFIAPLAPPQAAIAEGVEVDQTLLMTGVEAWAAGGEDASQHPSTVFDVLVIEGAGGLFSPLATSLLNIDFALQLKERFPQMYVVLIARNRLGVIHECVATVRAAIATGLSIDKIVLNEFANEADESIATNSQQVEHWTGCPVAEMSLETIVPSE; the protein is encoded by the coding sequence ATGGAAGTCTATTTTGTAACGGGGACCGGTACCGATGTCGGTAAAACATACTGCGCGGCCCAATTTGTTGAAACGTGCCGTGCTGCGGGCAGGCGCGTCGGTGTCTACAAACCGGTAGCGAGTGGTTGTGAACTCGGTGACGACGGCGAGCGACTCGCCAGCGACGCCAGCGTTCTATGGCATGCCGCAGGGTGCCCGAGCACGTTGGACCAGGTTTGTCCGCAGCGGTTCATCGCGCCACTGGCGCCCCCTCAAGCCGCGATCGCCGAAGGCGTGGAGGTTGACCAAACATTGCTGATGACCGGTGTCGAGGCATGGGCGGCCGGTGGTGAGGACGCCTCCCAACACCCATCGACGGTATTCGATGTGCTTGTCATCGAAGGAGCTGGCGGCTTGTTCAGCCCTCTCGCCACCTCGCTGCTCAACATCGATTTTGCACTGCAACTGAAGGAGCGATTCCCCCAGATGTACGTGGTGCTAATCGCAAGAAACCGCTTGGGTGTGATCCACGAATGCGTCGCCACAGTTCGCGCCGCAATTGCGACGGGGTTGAGCATCGACAAAATCGTGTTGAATGAATTTGCAAACGAGGCGGATGAATCGATTGCCACTAATAGTCAACAGGTTGAACATTGGACGGGCTGTCCCGTGGCGGAGATGTCGCTTGAGACCATTGTCCCGAGCGAGTAG
- a CDS encoding patatin-like phospholipase family protein has product MNFRDFLPFLPLPKAPFSRRRSAVIALGGGGARGLAHLGALEAITQTEIHPERYVGVSIGALIGAMCSLETDIRRVQSRVIRFLTSPEFRRHQAQLFGSTGVSDENPSTGIVAWYERAKYLYSAHRRLTRAVTQQSLMPGVILATSIDELVPDIDFSDLPTPMSIVAADLRSGHRVVLESGSLRTAIHASMALPGIFPPVEHNGMLLCDIGVVDSIPSTVASAYATDMTIAIDIGQHNARIENFESALDVMMRMQDIGEQILRREKSQWANIHIRPDLAEVAWFDFRRPERLMNCGRDAAWEQLTRHRFRHAQETRSQESDVMCG; this is encoded by the coding sequence ATGAATTTTCGCGATTTCCTTCCTTTCCTTCCACTTCCCAAGGCACCTTTTTCTCGCCGACGCAGTGCGGTGATCGCATTGGGCGGTGGCGGGGCAAGAGGACTGGCACACCTCGGTGCTTTGGAAGCAATTACCCAGACCGAAATTCACCCGGAGCGTTACGTCGGTGTCAGTATCGGAGCGTTGATTGGCGCCATGTGCTCCCTCGAAACGGACATCCGCCGAGTTCAGTCTCGTGTGATTAGGTTTCTCACTTCACCAGAATTTCGACGCCATCAGGCTCAGCTATTCGGTTCGACAGGGGTGTCGGATGAGAACCCGTCGACCGGTATCGTCGCGTGGTATGAACGCGCCAAGTATCTCTACTCAGCTCACCGCCGGTTAACCCGTGCGGTTACCCAGCAGTCGCTGATGCCTGGTGTGATCTTGGCCACGTCCATCGATGAACTCGTTCCCGACATCGATTTTTCGGATCTGCCTACGCCCATGAGTATTGTCGCCGCTGACCTCCGCAGTGGTCACCGGGTGGTACTGGAGTCGGGTTCACTACGCACCGCAATTCATGCATCGATGGCCTTGCCCGGAATTTTTCCTCCGGTGGAGCACAATGGGATGCTGTTGTGTGATATCGGCGTCGTTGATTCCATCCCCAGTACGGTGGCCAGCGCGTATGCCACCGACATGACGATCGCAATTGATATCGGCCAGCACAATGCTCGCATCGAAAACTTCGAATCAGCCCTCGATGTGATGATGCGCATGCAAGATATCGGAGAACAAATCTTACGCCGAGAAAAATCGCAATGGGCGAATATTCATATTCGTCCTGATCTTGCCGAAGTCGCGTGGTTTGATTTCCGAAGGCCTGAGCGGCTCATGAACTGCGGTCGCGATGCAGCATGGGAACAACTCACGCGGCACCGATTTCGTCACGCGCAGGAAACACGATCTCAAGAGTCCGATGTGATGTGTGGATGA
- a CDS encoding acyl-CoA dehydrogenase family protein, producing the protein MSTDFRDEPSTEQPTHPSSTPASGDAEGTPTPHNKKPAKADSFAEVALRLGGASADEAKRTGVLDSADDEVEALFAPRYQTVNSPVHRAVWEKQNDTALFESIPLRSSPSVALVVEQALTIVRKHRNEETLFGSDGKITNKVIAELGSVGYWGLLVDRDYGGSGATMREFADMITRMATIDPTVAGLASVHGCIGAVDPVRSFGNEEQKSRFLPKLADGRALSAFALTEPGAGSDLTALRTTAVLDGDEYVVNGEKLFITNAVPGRTIGLVCKINGEPSVLVVDLPMETDDSFSLNRYDIYALRRAHNNGLVFRNFRVPKENLLVPSQGDGLTIAYHGLNLGRVSLCANAAGAMRWMLAEILPWAAYRETYGLAIERRELVRRRVGRLAGMIVACDALTAWCAGLLDQGYRGEMECIIAKIFGSEMQKEAAIELFMKTHGGRSFLKGHLFGDNVHDFLAPCIYEGEGEMLGMAFFKSMVKQHGKEYFEPIGHALNDLGVKAPNPFNPTHAWALRKPMMKYAGWYASQSLRSAHWSHEHVANAELQEHVLFARQYLSSSGLNVSGTMRKYQLKLADRQCRMSALSLDIQSAVVVLVTSLYASRSQDATTRAAGDVVCRELRRKMLGGKESDRDFRLVTQLGATIAEQGWSALEGVQSGEILMPYKEESES; encoded by the coding sequence ATGAGTACCGATTTTCGAGACGAGCCGTCAACTGAGCAGCCCACACATCCGTCATCGACTCCTGCCAGCGGGGATGCCGAGGGGACACCGACTCCTCACAACAAGAAACCGGCTAAAGCAGACTCGTTTGCGGAAGTTGCCTTGCGGCTTGGCGGCGCGTCGGCCGACGAAGCTAAGCGAACCGGTGTGTTGGACAGCGCCGATGACGAAGTCGAGGCGCTTTTCGCGCCCCGGTACCAAACCGTCAATAGCCCCGTACACCGAGCGGTTTGGGAAAAACAGAATGACACTGCGTTGTTTGAGTCGATTCCGCTGCGTTCATCACCTTCGGTGGCATTGGTCGTTGAGCAAGCCCTGACGATCGTCCGCAAGCATCGAAACGAGGAGACCTTGTTTGGCAGTGACGGCAAGATCACCAATAAGGTGATCGCAGAATTGGGATCAGTGGGATATTGGGGCTTGCTAGTCGATCGCGACTACGGCGGCAGTGGAGCAACGATGCGCGAGTTCGCCGATATGATCACTCGCATGGCCACGATCGATCCCACCGTTGCGGGATTGGCATCGGTGCATGGCTGTATCGGTGCAGTTGATCCGGTGCGGTCATTCGGCAACGAAGAGCAGAAGTCCCGGTTTCTACCCAAACTCGCCGACGGACGGGCACTGTCCGCGTTCGCGCTCACCGAACCAGGCGCGGGCAGTGACCTGACTGCGTTGCGGACGACGGCGGTACTCGACGGTGACGAGTACGTCGTCAATGGCGAGAAACTGTTCATCACCAACGCTGTCCCTGGACGCACGATCGGATTGGTTTGCAAGATCAATGGCGAGCCGAGCGTGCTGGTGGTTGATCTACCCATGGAAACTGACGACTCGTTCTCATTGAACCGTTACGACATTTACGCACTCAGGCGTGCCCACAACAACGGCTTGGTGTTTAGGAACTTTCGCGTTCCCAAAGAAAACCTGCTTGTTCCCAGCCAGGGTGATGGACTGACGATCGCCTATCATGGGCTGAATCTGGGCAGGGTTTCTCTGTGTGCCAATGCGGCTGGCGCGATGCGGTGGATGCTGGCGGAAATTCTCCCCTGGGCTGCCTACCGGGAGACGTATGGTCTGGCGATCGAACGTCGTGAGTTGGTGCGTCGCCGCGTCGGCAGACTCGCCGGTATGATCGTCGCCTGCGATGCCCTGACAGCGTGGTGTGCGGGACTACTCGACCAAGGCTATCGTGGTGAAATGGAATGCATCATCGCCAAAATTTTCGGTAGCGAGATGCAGAAGGAGGCCGCGATCGAATTGTTCATGAAGACGCACGGCGGCAGGTCATTTCTGAAAGGTCATTTGTTTGGTGACAACGTGCATGATTTTTTGGCGCCGTGCATCTATGAGGGTGAAGGTGAGATGCTCGGAATGGCGTTCTTCAAATCGATGGTCAAACAACATGGCAAGGAATACTTTGAACCGATCGGTCATGCACTCAACGATCTGGGTGTGAAAGCCCCCAATCCGTTCAACCCCACTCACGCCTGGGCGCTACGGAAGCCGATGATGAAGTACGCAGGTTGGTACGCCAGCCAATCGCTCCGATCAGCCCACTGGAGTCACGAGCATGTTGCCAACGCCGAGCTCCAGGAGCACGTACTTTTCGCGCGTCAGTATCTGTCGTCCAGTGGCTTGAACGTCAGTGGAACGATGCGGAAATATCAGTTGAAACTCGCCGATCGGCAGTGTCGGATGTCTGCGTTATCACTCGACATTCAGTCCGCGGTGGTTGTGTTAGTTACGAGCTTGTACGCCAGTCGCAGTCAGGATGCCACCACCAGAGCAGCGGGCGATGTGGTTTGTCGTGAGTTGCGTCGGAAGATGCTCGGCGGCAAGGAAAGCGATCGTGATTTTCGACTTGTGACCCAACTAGGTGCCACTATCGCTGAACAGGGTTGGTCCGCCCTCGAGGGGGTGCAGTCAGGCGAGATTTTAATGCCATACAAGGAGGAATCGGAGTCATGA